The Pseudomonas multiresinivorans DNA window ACGTTGATAGAGACTTAACGGCCTGTCTGAAAGGCTCAGGCGCTCTAACAGAAAATCGAGCATTGCCAGGCGCGGCCCTATTGAGATGAATGGTGATACCGGTGCTACGAAGCTGCTGTAACAAGGCTTCCGTGTCACCCACATCCTGCAGCAAAAGCTCAATGCACTCATCTTTACCGCTTGAGAGAACATGAGACCCTTCGTCAGATTTTCGCTCAGGAAACTCAAAGAGCAGAGCCATACACCCTGCCCCACCTGCCAAGTACATCACCGCATTGAAGCAGTTCAGTACAAGGTTGAATATCTCACCACGGCTAATCGGGCCAGTTCGCGATAAGAACTCTAGAATGGCAAAGCCTGAGCTGATGACGATCGCCCCAGCTGCGACAGTTAAGGCTCCAAAAATGATGCCCCAGGTTAGTCTTCGTGCCGCTGGTGCAAACGCGCTCATCCTCCCGGCAGCCCATGAACGGAAATTCGATCGCTTCTCTTCTCCGCCAGAGCCGTACGCCCAAAGGGCCGCCACCACGGCGGTCAGTGTTGCAAAGCTACCCCAGTCCGACATGCGGTCACTCCCTTAGCCGAATAGCGCCCTCTGCCAATGCTGTTCACTAATGATCGCTAAGAGCGCTCCACGCTCTCTCAGCTCGACAGCTTTTTTAATTTTTGTACCGTAGGTACTGTGCAGCCATTGTTCATTGCCGATCTCACCGACCACTAGGTAGTGGATCTTCTTGCTAACCCCTGGAGCGATCTCCCCACCTCTCTCCAGCACCATGGCTTCACAATTTTTCCTGGGCCCATAAGCCATCACACCGGTGAAAAGGAAAACCTTCCCTGCCCAGACCAGCTCCGGTGGCGGATCGTTAAGTGGCAAACCGTTAGGGCGGACGAAACTGTTGTCGCTCGCCATAGGCTTAGCCACCGTCAAGCCGGCGAATGAGCGAAGCATCTCTAGGAGCTCTTGCGACTCCTCAGCATCAAGCACGCCGTCAGCTAGCATGTCGTTGAGGCGGCGATAAAGCAGATTGATCACGGGATCGTCGAGATGCGCCAGGTTCGTGACAATCCAGTTCTGCAGGAACTCAGCCTCGCCCTGATTGATATGGCCATCAGCTGTCAGCCCAGCAGCCAAGCCAACCAACGCATCTGCAGATCTCCGATCGATGCGGGTCTCGTGATAGAAACGGCTCCCCTCAAACTCTCTGTGCAAATCAACCATTGGTTCCCTCCTTTTAAAATGCCCAAACGGAGCATTCATGCGGCGCCGTTAGAAAACAATCTATCAACCAATTCTTAAATTGGAACAACAATCCTTCCACGCGCAACGGCTGCAGCTGCCAAGAAATTGCGAGGCAACTTTGAAGGAGTCGAGTCCTCCAAAAGCAATCTGCAGTGGAGCGAGAATGCCTTATATCCAGGCTCTCACACGATGCAGTGCTTCATCGTCAAGCATGGCGAGTGTGTAGCGAAGAGCGAGCCCTTTGTTGTCAACATCGCATAGCTTTAACGCGCCCCGCCGCGGCCTGAGGCTCACCAGGCTGCGGAAGGGGCTGGTGTCTCGCTGAAGCCATTGCGTTGGGCTCGATGCGGCGCCCTAAGAGCAACCATCGATAGCTTTGCCGACGGTTGCGTGGGCATAGGGTTCCTTGAGGGTTCACACCGTCGGCGGCTAGCTCTCCAGGAGATGGAAGGGCAATCTGCGGTAGTCCGCGCTGCCTTCCCCCAAACGCCGCGCGACGCTTTAGAGGTGCTTGAGAGCCTTCTCAAGGGCTGCAATCGTTCCAGGCTTGAACACCCGCGTACCGCCTGCATCGAGAACGTCGCCTCTATCACCCTTTTTAAAATTCCACTTTCTCATGAAGTCCTCCGAAAGAAGGTATTCCAAGGCACGCCGCTCGACGTCATCCAACTTAAAAGCTGCCCGCGCGCTCTTGCGAGCATCGACGTAGATCTCCAAATTTGGCGGCACTACCTCCTTGATCACTCGACGCGCTTCTGCCAGCTCAGCAACCAGCATATTCACCAGAAGCTTGTGCCGAGCGCTTGGCAACTCATCAATCCATGCATCAGCCTTCGTTGACCTACGCACCTTCTTCTTCGGCGGATGCGCAGTTGCAAAAGACTCGATCAATGCTCGATAGGGCGCGCCAGTTGCGTTTCGAATACTCTGCGCCTTCGGAACTCCTCTACCCGCCCCCAAGCGAGCCACGGTCGCGAAGCTGAAATCTGAACTATCTCGAGCGACCTGTTCCTCGCACACCACGTAAATAGCATCCAGGGTCGCATGGGTTCGGGCAGTCCCAGTGGACTTAAGGTGCTCAAGCATGGCCTTAGGATCCATTAGAGGAGTTCCCCTTCAAGCGCCCGCTGAGCATCGCCCGCAATCAAACGATGACCGCGTCCAAGAATCTCTGCGATATCCTTAGGCTCAATCCGTTCGTGTTCTGCCAAGTCCGCCAACATCAACTTACCCTCAATCAACGCATCGACCTTTGACCACGATTTAACACGCGACAGAAAGAGTTTCGTCAACTGGTTTCCCAAAACCAGCTGCTGCTCCTTATCAAGTGTAAACATCTTTGGCGTCATGTGATTGAGTTCAATCATTTTATCAAGCATTTGTGAGCGCGTAGGAAGGGCAAGCGCCGCTGATGCAGACTCGTATATTTCCGCATTTTCGCAAACCTCACTAAGCAAATGAAATCTCGATGACTCCTCAAATGCAACTTCCAACTCATGCCCGCTTTGAATAATTAACTGAGGAAGGTTGTTGTTCTCCTCTGTCGAAACCTGTTCATTCATCACAGCTTGGCTCTGATTAATCAACCGAGTCACTGCCTGGAGATCACAGAGATAAAGGTCTGCTTTTTTAGAAGCACTCTCAATTTCGGACTTCAGCTTACGACACTTCATTTCGAGAGTTGCACGCTCAGAAGCATCAAACTTATTTCCAGACTTTTCAGCATCATATTGAGCATCGTCCAGATCATCGATAGCTTGAGAAATACCATCAATCTTCTCATTCAGCCCTTCAATATGCTCAAACTGAATTGACGTCTGAAGAGAAATCTCATTCGCTAGCGACAACAAACCGCCAATAAACACAGGCCCCGTAACGAAATGGCGACAGCGGATACAGTTCTGCATACCAAGATGCCCGCCATTGATAGGCTCGCGCACCCGGGTTGATTTGATCTCAGGGCCGCCATCTTCGCAGCGTGTACCTGCGAACGGGCAAAATCCGTAATCGCGAAAGAGGAGGCTTCCAGGCAAAGCAGTCCCAGTAAACCTCTGGATAGCCTGCTCATTATTGTGGATCAGCTCACTCCTAAGCTCTTCGATCCTGTTCTGCTCCAGCATCTGAATTGCAGCATAAACCTTATTCGAAAGGGCCCTCTTCTCGCCCTCAGCAAACCTCACCCTTAACCCTTCTGCATTAAGCTTTACATAGTAAATCGACATGACGATATTGCTATGCCCCGCAATCTTCATCACGATTTCAATCGGAAGACCAAACTCCATTATGTATGCAGTGATAAGACTCACCCGCATACTGTGCGGAGTATATTTCGTATCGTAAGATGTAACAGCTCTTGGATTACCCCGACACTCGGCAAGTGCAATCCCCGTCGGCTGACTATGATATAGAGCAATGGCCAAGCGACACTTCAGCCGAAGACTGTAAACGCCGCACTCCTCTCCACCAAAATCACGAAACAAAAAGCAATTAGCTCCCTTCCTCTTCAACTGAGCCTTATTCAGCTCAGTATTAACACACTCAATCCACGGCATAACCCTCTTAATAGGGTTGTACTTGGCTTGCCAGTCCCGAAAGCGAATCATCCAGATCGCTAGCTTCTCTGGCATCCAAGCAACGTCATACCCCTCACCGCGCGATGCCGTCTTGTTTGAGGTAAATTGCATTCCAATACCATCGGGGAACTTCTTAACGAATCCTTGGCTTTTCGTCATACCTGCAAGCGGAGAGTCATTACGCACCCACACGATCTTACCATCAACCACCTTCGGAATTTCATCATCCGCCTCCCCCGAATCATTGTAAGCGAGCTGGCGCCCACGAGCGGGAACGGAAGCAAGCGCAAGCGTATGCATCCAAAATCCCGGATACCACATCTTGGTTCTTCCAGCCTCTTCCTTGTATACGCAATCAGGATCACTTTTATCAATAAGTGAAGGGTGCACCTCGAACCAGTCCGCATCATATTCATGCAAATGCGCTAAATCCGCGAAGCTGCGTGCATCATCGGGAACCATCCAGTTATTTAGTGCTTGAACATACTGGTAGGCCAGCGCAGGCTTATTGGTTTCTCCTGCCTTACTACTAGAATCTTCACCATCATAAGAAAAGCTAATAAAAGGATTAACAGCACCTGGCACAAGAACAACTTCGCCAGTCTCCTCATCCTCAAGCGTAAGTTTTTCTCGCAAGATGAATTCCGAAAACTCCTTAACCGACGAGAGAATGTTTTGTGCGTTTCCGCCGGGCACACTATAGAGAAACTCCGAAAACAGACTCAAATCAATTCTCTGCGCCGTGTAAAACACAAGCGGACTATATCCAAAATCGTATTTCTGAATAAAGTCTCGAACAAACCTACACAGATTTGTCTCTTTAGTAGGCCGAGATCGCGTTACTTCAAGAAATTCGCTGAGATAATTAGCCCAAGACAAATACGGCGCACGGATGAATCCAACTCGGAACGGCTCTGCCTTACCGGTAAACTCATACCAACTCTTCCACTGTTCCTTGTAAACGGTAGCCGGGTCACGAGGGATCCTAGGATCCTTTCTGTCTATGGCAAACTGCTTATACATGAGCTCGCCCGTTACACCGCCATCTATGACAAGAAAGCGCAATTCATCATAACTATAGGGACGGGGAATATCGCAAAGATCGTACCAATCAACCCATTCTCCGCTGAAAACTCTGTCAGGGTTTGCAGGCAGGCAAGGATAATCTTTATACCTTTCGCGATAGTCTTTGCTATTTTTGATTTTAAGAACTTTTACTGCATATTTGACATCTGCCAAATTCTCGACTTTAGACGGCAAGAGAAAGTCTTCCCACCCCAGCCATTCCTTCCCGTAATAAACGGGAGCAAGACTAGGCAGGCGAGAATCTTGGCACTGCAAGATCCTGTAATCACTATAAGAGAAAACGCCCAATCGGCGCGCGACAGCACCAGCTTCTCGGTAGCTGTATTTTCCCACAAGTCCAAAAAAAACACCCCAAGTTCTCCATTCGCTCTTATAAGTGAACTCTGGTCTCGCAGGCAACTTTGGATCAGCTTTGTAGCCCGCCTTATATGCAGCCGCAGATGTAAAACCTAGCTTCTGCGCGGCTTCGCTTGCCTCTGCTAGAGTGGAATACTTTTCTTCCGCGCCAATGAAGTGCGAAAAACCCTTCCATTCACTGGGATATATCTTTGCTGGATATGCAGGTAATCGCCCATCTTCGCGAAAGCGAGTCCTGTACTCAGTATACGTCTTAATCCCCAGTTGCTTCGCTGCAGCACTAGCCGAAGAAAGAGATTCGTAAAACCTGGGAGGCAGCTCGAGAAAACTACTCCAACCAGCCCATTGACTCTTAAACGCAACCGCAGGATTCAAGGGAAGCATATTATCTAGCTTACAAGCTTTCAAATACTCTGCACTTGAACGAGCACCTAGCTCAATAGCCCGAAGAGAGGCCTCCTTTAAACTATAAGGATTTATCCGCCTAGACCCTTTAAGATAATCCGACCAACTCCTCCAATCATTGAAATAACACTCCTTAGGATTGTCCGGCAATCGCGGATCAAACCTTTTGCAATTCTTCGCGTATTCGTAATGGTTCTTGAAATTAAACTTCTGAGCAGCTTCACGCGCCACAGCATAGGTCGCATATTCTCCCTCAAGCAATTCAGCACCGAGAAAGTCATCCCACCCACGCCAAAATTCTTTATAGTACTTTTCAGGAGATAACGGAAATCTGCTATCCATCGCGACCGTTACTAAGTAAGCATCACGAGTTGATACTGAAACCCTGCGAATAACTGCCCTAGCATCTTCGTAGCTAGGAAAATAGCCCGCTTTCGCTACTGATTCGCTTATTCCAAGAAATTCTTCCCAACCGCCCCAGGAATCTTTGTATTCGACCGCAGGCTCTAAGGGAAGTCTTAAATCTAACCGGCAGTGCGCTACATAATCAGCCCTCGACTTTATACCTATCTTCTTGGCCGCTTTAGAAGCGGAGCTGATGTCTTCATATGTAACTGGCACTTCCACGAAAAGAAATACGCGCCAGCTCTCCCACTCATTCGAATATACATAATCCGGATGAGATGGCAACCTCGGATCCTGTTTATATTTATTATCATATTCAAGTACCGATGAGATACCTAAGGCCTTAGCTGCACTGGACGCCTCGGTCAATGAGGCGTAGAAGCGGCTTTCCCCTGTACCTAAGAAGTCACGAAAGTCTTTCCACTCTTTTTTGTAAAGACTCCAAGGTTTATAAGGAAGGCGCGAATCCTCTTTGTATCGAGACTCGTATTCCTCCCTGGTCTTTATTTTCAGGCGTCTAGCAGACTCTGATGCCTCAGCTAGGGTTTCATAGGGCTGCGGCTTCTTAACACCACTTAGAAAGTCCCCGTAACCATTCCATTCACTTTTGTACAAGCGCTCCGGATGGCACGGCAAGTACGGATCTTCAGAGTACCGCTTTTTGTACTCGGCCTTAGTACGCACACCAAGACTTCTTGCAGATTTTGCTGCCTCTTCGAAAGTCTTGTAATCCACTTTACGAGGTACTCCAAAAAATTCTGGATACCCTATCCAATCTGCTCGATAGAATTGATCGGGAGCAGCAGGCAAGAGCGGATCCTCTCGATAACGAGACTGATACTCACTGATCGTTTTGATATTGAGGAGCCTAACCGCTACCGCAGCCTCTTTAAGCGACGGATAAAATGATTTCCCCAGGAAATCCAATTCACCTCTCCACTCTGTATAATAACTGTAAGGACGAGGCGGGAGCATCGGATCTTCGTGGCGGCGGCGGGTATACTCTTTCAACGTACGAATTGACAGCTTCCTAACCACTCGGGAAGCTTCACTAAAAGTGTAGTAGCGTCCTTTCACAAACCGTACTCCTTTACTTTCTTGTCCATCTTCTCTCGAACATCCTTATGAGTTGGCTGCGTATATGCCAAATGTGCCTCAAGAGTTCTATGACGCATCATCTTTTGAATCTCAACACCCGAGAACCCGTGGGCACTCAATCGATAGCCGTACGCATGACGATGCCCATGTTCGGTTGTCCCCAAATTCTTGGCATGCTCCAAACCAATACGATTCACAGCGTCTTTGTGAATACGCTGGAAATTCTTAATTGTTTCCGGCTGCCCCAAGGAATTGGTGAACGCATAGGGGTGGTCTAGGTATTCAGGTTCAACACGCTGATGTATCAGATACTTCTGGTACGCATGCAGAAACTCAGTTGCCTTAGCAGGAGGAAAGAATTCAACTTTAAAGAATTTCTCACTACTACTAAGGACTGGAGCTTTCCAGCCAGCATGTAGCCGCTCGCTTTTCAAGTACTCAGTTCGAGGAACTCGATGGAAACGTTGCGCAAGGTATTCCTTACGCGACGAATAGCCCTCCTCCGGAGATGCACCCTCAGATGGGTGGTAGATCCGCACGATCGCCTCAAGGCGTTCCGGGTCGATATCAATATCGGTCAGGTAGAGCTGAAAGGCTTCGCTCTTGCGGATACCGCCATAGTGCATTAGCAGTGTCAGAGCCCTGCCTTTCCAGTCAGTCCGCTTGTCGCGGTCAGGATCCCACTTGTTATTCGCCCGAATGAAGCCTTCGTCCAACAGCTTGAGGATATTGTCCTCCGGAAACCTCTTCACCTCCTCCACATCTAAGGGAGCCGCACCAACTCGAGCGATCGTGCGAGCGTAGCGAGTACGTTTCCGCGCCTCTTTGGCCCCTGGCAGGTGATTGAGAAAAACTCGCTCGTGCTTGTGGAGATATGCACACCAGTTCAAGCGTTGCTCGGCGTTCGTTGCGAGACGAAATGGGTTCACAGGTTGTGCGTTGTACTCAACCTTCTGTGAGCGCCAGTCGGTGTACTCGGTGATTAGATAGACAAGATTGTCAGCGTCCTCCGCGGTTCGAGAACGCCAATAGAGGCCAGAAGGATCCTCAAGAGTTGCAGGATTGATGGTGCCTGCACGTAAAGCAGCATCGAAGCTCCGGAGCAGCTCCGTGGTCGTACCAAACACGCCTTCGTTTGCATTGATGTACTTGAGCAGAAGCATGACTGCGAACGCCGACCGCTCCCTCCACGACTGCCCTTTGCTGGCCTTCTCCGCCAAGTAGCGAAGATGCGACATCAGCAAACCATTCTCGGTCAAAAGCGCAGGAAGCCGTAGCTCGCGCCCCGTGTTGTCCTCTCTGTACCTTGCCTTGACCTTCAGAACGTAAGCCATCAACGCCTCTAGAAATAGTACGCTCCTAGAGATACTACGCAGATAGCCTAAGCCCTGTGAAGCCCTATTTTAACGGTATACGGATGGCATACTCTATTAAATAGTATGTTTTATGTATGGGGTGATAATACACCTACGGCAAGAAGATGCTGCGGGAGATCGACAGCCGCGTGCGTTTCCTGCGCAAGCGCCTGGAAAACTGCAAGGTGGTCAGCGAGCGCCCGGCAAATCCGAACAAGGTCTACTTCGGCGCCTGGGTCACACTGGAAGACGAGGACGGCGAACAGGCCCGCTACCGCATCGTCGGCCCGGACGAACTGGACCTGCGCAACAACCACATCAGCATCGACTCGCCGCTGGCCCGCGCCCTGGTGGGCAAGGAGCTGGACGCCGAGGTGATGGTGCACAGCCCCTCCGGCGAGAAGCTCTGGTTCGTGGTGGAAATCGAGTACCCCTGAACGCACAAGACTCCCGTAGGAGCGAGCTTGCTCGCGAACCCGCCCAGCACTGGAGCTGCCGGGAAATCCGTTCGCGAGCAAGCTCGCTCCTGCAGGCTTAACCTGGAGCTCAGAGCGACGGCGGGCGCCGAGTGATCAGACCCTGGCGGGCGACGCGGGTCAGCTCGTGGATGGCCGACTCCAGCTGCTCGGCCACCGGCGACTGGACCACCGCGAAGTCAAAGCTGTCGGACGGGAAGCGCGCGAGATCGGCAAAGGTTTCAGCGAATTGGATCAGGAAGGTACGCGAGCCGTTCCAGCGCTTGGGCCAGCCATCGAGGTAACGGACGAGAGTGGGCTGGTGATTGCCGCCCAGGAGAATCTTCGGATTGCGGCGTACCAGGCCCGTGGTGATCGGGGCCAGGCGTACATGCGGGTTGGGACAGGTCATGGTGTCACGTCTCCGCCTCAGGGGTCCTGCTGGACGCGGCGAGAGGCACACCGAACCAGCGCTTTAGCGGTATTTCGATGTCAGCCATCGCTGCATCCGCGCCCCGCAAGTTGCTACTTAAATCGGCGCTGTGCGGCATCCTAGAGAAGCCCCGGCAAAGCTGTCAAGGAGACTTCAGTCGATGACCACGCCACCCCTGCGGCTGTTCTTCGCCCTGCCCTGCCTGGCGCCGCTGGCAGCGCAAATCTGCGCCTGGCGCGATGGCCTGCACCTGGACGGCCAACCCGTTGCCCAGGCCAATCTGCACCTGACCCTGGCTTTTCTCGGCTCCGTCCCGCGCGGCCGCAAGGCGGAATTGCGTGCCATCGGCGAACGTCTGCCGAGCCAGGGCTTCAACCTGAAACTGGACCACATCGCCCGCTGGAGCAATGGCATCCTGCACCTGGCGCCGAGCACCGTGCCGCCCGCCCTGCATGAGCTGGTGCATGCATTGCGCGAAGAGTTGCGAACAGGCGGATTCGAAGTCGAGCACCGCCCCTTCCATCCCCACATCACCCTCGCGCGCCACGCCCACCAGACACCGGCTGCCACAGCGTCGTTTCTGCTACCGGCCCAGGCCGTGGCGCTGTTCAGCTCGGAGAACAGCCCCACCGGCGTGCGCTACCGCGCCATCGGCGAGTGGCCGCTAGATAGCGTCTGATCGAGCTGCCCAGTCCTGGGCGTAATCGAGGAAGCGTCGCAGGCCAGCCGTGGGGTACTTGTCGATGTGCAGCGCACGGAAGAAGGTGCGCCGCAGCGGCCCCAGCGGATTATCCAACTGCACCAGCTCGCCGCGCGCGAGCTCCGCCTGTACGACACGCTGCGACAGGCAACCGATGCCGAAACCGCTCGCTACCAACTGCTTGATCGCCTCGGCGTTGCTTACCTCCAGGGGCGCATTGACGCTGCCCAGGCGCGGCAACACCTGCTGTTCGAATGTCACCCGCGTGCCCGAACCGGATTCCCGCAGCACCCAGCGCGCCGCCGCCAGATCCGGCAGGGTGACGCACTCGGCCGCCGCCAGGGGGTGATCCGGCGCCACCACCAAAAGCAGCTCGTCCGCCATCCAGGGCGTCAGCTGTATCTGCGGATGCTGGATCGGCGCCTCGATAAAGGCCACGTCCAACCTGAACTCGGCCAGCGCCTCGATCACCCCTCCGCTGTTGGCGACCTGCAGCTCCAGGCGACTCTCGGGCAATTCGCCGAGAAAGCCGGCCATCACCTGCGGCAGCAGGTAGCCGCCAATGCTGCGGCTGGCACCGAGGCTAAGTTGCACCGGCGCCGATTCGAACAGGCTCTCCAGCTCGGCACTCTGCGCCAACAGCGCACTGGCCTTGGGATAGAAGGCGCGGCCGTTGTCGTTCAACGCCAGGCGCTTGCCGCTGCGGTCGAACAGGCGCGTGCCGAGTGCACGCTCCAGCTCCTGCAACGCCTGGCTGGCGGCGGACTGCGACAGAGCGATGCGTGCCGCGGCCTGGGTGACATTGCCCAGTTCGGCAATCGCGGTGAAGGTCGCCAACTGGCGAAGGGTGATGCGCGGGCCCATATCGATAAAACCGGTCATCCCAATAAGAACAATCCTTTTTTACACTAAGCAGTGCGGCGGCACCATGGCTTCACCTTACACAAGGAGTCATCCATGAACGCCCTTCGCCGCACGCCGTACCTCCTCCCTGGCGCCCTGCTCTGCCTGGCCATCGCCTTTGGCTCCCGCCAGCTGATGGAGATTCCCGCGCTGCAGCACCTGGGGCTGGGCAGCCTGACCCTGGCCATCCTGATTGGCCTGCTGGCCGGCAACCTGGGCCTGGCCCGTTTCGGCAGCATCCGCCCCGGCATCGACCTCTCTCGCCAGCAACTGCTGCGCCTGGGCGTGGTGCTCTATGGCCTGCGCCTGACCTTCCAGGACATCGCCGCCCTCGGCCCGGCAGCATTGATCATCGACGTGCTGATGGTCGCCAGCACCCTGACTGTCGCCTGGTGGATCGGCGAACGCTGGCTCAAGCTGCCGCGCGAGAGCGCCCTGCTGATCGGCGCCGGCAGCGCCATCTGTGGAGCCGCTGCGGTCATGGCGAGCAGCCCGGTACTCAAGGCGCGTGCCGAGCACACCGCCGTCGCAGTAGCCACCGTGGTGCTCTTCGGCACCCTGGCGATGCTGCTGCATCCGCTGATCTACGCCGCACTGCCCAATCTGTTCGGCAGCGAGCAGGCCTTCGGCGTGTTCACCGGCTCGACCATCCATGAAGTCGCCCAGGTGGTTGCCGCCGGCCGCGCCATGGACCCGGCCGCCGCCGACGCCGCGCTGATCAGCAAGATGTTGCGAGTCCTGCTGCTGGCCCCGGCCCTGCTGATCCTCGGCCGCGTCGGTTGCGCCGAAGCCGCCGAGCCGGGCGCGCGCCGCAAACTGCACATTCCCGGTTTCGCCGTGTTCTTCCTGCTGGTGACCGGCCTGCGTTCGCTGGGCTGGGTGCCGGAAAGCTGGCTGGCGCCGCTGCAGCAACTGGATGACGTGATGCTCGGCATGGCAATGGCCGCCCTGGGCCTGGCCACCCGCCTGGGCGACCTGCGCAAGGAAGGCCCCAAGCCGCTGCTGCTGGGCGCCGGGCTGTTCGCCTTCCTGCTGGTGGGCGGCGGCCTGATCAACGGCGGCGTACAGTACCTGTTCCACTGATTCACGCAGGCAAACAAAAAGGGCGGGCACCTTGGGTGCCCGCCCTTTTTCGTTATCGCGTCGGCGATCAGCTGGACAGCTTGCGGTCCAGCGAGAACGGGCCGGCGCCGCTGATCAGCAGCGCGACGCTGATCATGATCAGGGTGAAGGCGTATTCGAAGCCGTTCGCGGTGATGAAGAAGCCGTTGGCCAGGTGCACGCTGAACACCGCGACCAGCATGGCGACGATCAGCGGGATGCTCGCCAGGCGCACCAGCAGGCCGAGGACCAGGGCCAGGCCGCCGAAGAATTCGGCGCTGCCGGCCAGGGCAGCCATCAGGTAGCCAGGAGTCACGCCGAGGGATTCCAGCCAGCCCGCCATGCCTTGCAGACCCGGGCCACCGAAGGCGCCGAAGAGCTTCTGCGAGCCGTGAGCCATGAAGGTCAGGCCGGTGGTGATGCGCAGGACAGCGATGCCGGCGCCAGCGTTGGTGGTCAGAATGGATTTGATCAGCGAGTTCATGGTGCGTCCTTGTGCGAGCTCTAGTGGGAGCGAAGGGTTGCGTAGGAAGTAGGTGACAACCGTGGTTGCTTGGCGACCAATATAACCAGTTTTTACGATATCAAAAGCGCAAAATCGCGCTTATAACTATCGAACAAACTGATTACTTCTTGATTGCCGCCACGCTCTCACGTGGCTCGAGGCCATCACGTTCCCGCTGATATGCAAGATAGTACTTGTTGACGCTACTGACGTAGTTCACCACGCCCATGCCCAACTGCTCGGCCGCCACGCGCTCGACCTGGAAGAACCACTGGTTGGGGTTCAGGCCCTGGCGCTTGGCCTCCGCACGCAGGCTTTGCACCCGCTCGGGACCGGCGTTGTAGGCAGCCAGAACGAAGGCCATGCGGTCCCGTTCATTGATGCGCGGGCTGGAGAAGAACCGCTTGCGCAGCATGGCCATGTAACGGCTGGCTGCCTGCACGTTGTTCTCCTTCTGGTGCACGGTATCCACGCCCACAGCGCGGGCCGCCGCCGGGGTGATCTGCATCAGCCCGGTAGCGCCGCCAGCGCCGCGCGCACTGGCATTGAGATTGGATTCCTTGAAGCCCACGGCGGCCAGGGCCAGCCAGTCGACCTTGCTCTGCTCGCCGTAGCGTTGCAGGGTCGGGCGCACGGCTTCCAGGCGCTTGCGGTCGGGAACCAGCAACGGGTTGCGCACCTGGTAGGCGCGGCGGTACAGGCGCTGGAAGGCCGCGTCCTGGTCCGCCGGGGCGCGATAGTCCTTGAGGAAGCGGTTGACGCTGGCACGCAGCATCGGCGCGTCGCGGCGAACGTACCAGGCCATCGGCTCGCTGTTGTCCAGCACCAGGTGGCGGTCGACACGCAGCTTGGTGAAGACCTTGCTCCAGCGTTCGGCGATGGGCTGCTCGACCACGGTGTAATTGAAGATGCCGGCCTGGACCATCTCCAGCACGTCTTCCACCGCCAGGGAGGAATCGGTCCACTCCAGCACCAGCGGCGCCATGCGCTTCTGCGCCAGGCGCTCGTTGACCTTGCGAACGGCCTCGCCGGCGGCGCTGCCGGCTGGCAGGGTGATGGTGCGGCCGGCCAGTTGCTCCAGGCGCACGAACTT harbors:
- the gmtY gene encoding gamma-mobile-trio recombinase GmtY — translated: MAYVLKVKARYREDNTGRELRLPALLTENGLLMSHLRYLAEKASKGQSWRERSAFAVMLLLKYINANEGVFGTTTELLRSFDAALRAGTINPATLEDPSGLYWRSRTAEDADNLVYLITEYTDWRSQKVEYNAQPVNPFRLATNAEQRLNWCAYLHKHERVFLNHLPGAKEARKRTRYARTIARVGAAPLDVEEVKRFPEDNILKLLDEGFIRANNKWDPDRDKRTDWKGRALTLLMHYGGIRKSEAFQLYLTDIDIDPERLEAIVRIYHPSEGASPEEGYSSRKEYLAQRFHRVPRTEYLKSERLHAGWKAPVLSSSEKFFKVEFFPPAKATEFLHAYQKYLIHQRVEPEYLDHPYAFTNSLGQPETIKNFQRIHKDAVNRIGLEHAKNLGTTEHGHRHAYGYRLSAHGFSGVEIQKMMRHRTLEAHLAYTQPTHKDVREKMDKKVKEYGL
- the thpR gene encoding RNA 2',3'-cyclic phosphodiesterase encodes the protein MTTPPLRLFFALPCLAPLAAQICAWRDGLHLDGQPVAQANLHLTLAFLGSVPRGRKAELRAIGERLPSQGFNLKLDHIARWSNGILHLAPSTVPPALHELVHALREELRTGGFEVEHRPFHPHITLARHAHQTPAATASFLLPAQAVALFSSENSPTGVRYRAIGEWPLDSV
- a CDS encoding LysR family transcriptional regulator: MTGFIDMGPRITLRQLATFTAIAELGNVTQAAARIALSQSAASQALQELERALGTRLFDRSGKRLALNDNGRAFYPKASALLAQSAELESLFESAPVQLSLGASRSIGGYLLPQVMAGFLGELPESRLELQVANSGGVIEALAEFRLDVAFIEAPIQHPQIQLTPWMADELLLVVAPDHPLAAAECVTLPDLAAARWVLRESGSGTRVTFEQQVLPRLGSVNAPLEVSNAEAIKQLVASGFGIGCLSQRVVQAELARGELVQLDNPLGPLRRTFFRALHIDKYPTAGLRRFLDYAQDWAARSDAI
- a CDS encoding YeiH family protein, with translation MNALRRTPYLLPGALLCLAIAFGSRQLMEIPALQHLGLGSLTLAILIGLLAGNLGLARFGSIRPGIDLSRQQLLRLGVVLYGLRLTFQDIAALGPAALIIDVLMVASTLTVAWWIGERWLKLPRESALLIGAGSAICGAAAVMASSPVLKARAEHTAVAVATVVLFGTLAMLLHPLIYAALPNLFGSEQAFGVFTGSTIHEVAQVVAAGRAMDPAAADAALISKMLRVLLLAPALLILGRVGCAEAAEPGARRKLHIPGFAVFFLLVTGLRSLGWVPESWLAPLQQLDDVMLGMAMAALGLATRLGDLRKEGPKPLLLGAGLFAFLLVGGGLINGGVQYLFH
- a CDS encoding DoxX family protein, producing MNSLIKSILTTNAGAGIAVLRITTGLTFMAHGSQKLFGAFGGPGLQGMAGWLESLGVTPGYLMAALAGSAEFFGGLALVLGLLVRLASIPLIVAMLVAVFSVHLANGFFITANGFEYAFTLIMISVALLISGAGPFSLDRKLSS
- a CDS encoding transglycosylase SLT domain-containing protein; the encoded protein is MTRLLLLLLCLVALTPLPAAARLTAQPENWEQESTDARDLATIRSGGTLRVLVNQSRNSSGEIKGEPIGVEYRRLRAFEQYLNDSAPGRKPLTIKFIPKAKDQLLGALQRGEGDLVAPGEVLLARDGQNVSPSLPWKADVPLVLVTKQGNRKFVRLEQLAGRTITLPAGSAAGEAVRKVNERLAQKRMAPLVLEWTDSSLAVEDVLEMVQAGIFNYTVVEQPIAERWSKVFTKLRVDRHLVLDNSEPMAWYVRRDAPMLRASVNRFLKDYRAPADQDAAFQRLYRRAYQVRNPLLVPDRKRLEAVRPTLQRYGEQSKVDWLALAAVGFKESNLNASARGAGGATGLMQITPAAARAVGVDTVHQKENNVQAASRYMAMLRKRFFSSPRINERDRMAFVLAAYNAGPERVQSLRAEAKRQGLNPNQWFFQVERVAAEQLGMGVVNYVSSVNKYYLAYQRERDGLEPRESVAAIKK